The Oryzias melastigma strain HK-1 linkage group LG13, ASM292280v2, whole genome shotgun sequence genome window below encodes:
- the dyrk1ab gene encoding dual-specificity tyrosine-(Y)-phosphorylation regulated kinase 1A, b isoform X1: MKFCRRCIQLCPGNKRGETSACKPSSVRLAPSFSLHTAGLQMAAPMPHTHQQYSDRHQPTTDQSVTVLPYSDQTPQLTANQRHMPQCFRDPTSAPLRKLSIDLIKTYKHINEVYYAKKKRRHQQGQGEDSSHKKERKVFNDGYDDDNYDYIVKNGEKWMDRYEIDSLIGKGSFGQVVKAYDRVEQEWVAIKIIKNKKAFLNQAQIEVRLLELMNKHDTEMKYYIVHLKRHFMFRNHLCLVFEMLSYNLYDLLRNTNFRGVSLNLTRKFAQQLCTALLFLATPELSIIHCDLKPENILLCNPKRSAIKIVDFGSSCQLGQRIYQYIQSRFYRSPEVLLGMPYDLAIDMWSLGCILVEMHTGEPLFSGANEVDQMNKIVEVLGIPPNHIMDLAPKARKFFEKLSDGTWSVKKTKDGKRYKPPASRKLHSILGVETGGPGGRRAGESGHAVADYLKFKDLILRMLDYDPKSRIQPYYALQHSFFKKTADEGTNTSSSVSTSPALEQSQSSGTTSSTSSSSGGSSGTSTSGRARSDPTHHHLHSGGHFGTTMPAMDGDSLCPQARQPYPPPLVWGGGVGPESVTGETHPVQETTFHVPPQHPKALHPHSHSHHHHGQMMATRPRPRHYTSPTHSSSTQDSMEVVHGHLSMTSLSSSASSSSTSSSSTGNHGNQAYQLRHLPAGALDFGQNGGLSMGLGAFSNPRQETGMAAHPAFSMGTNTGPAHYLAEGHLGMRQGMDREESPMTGVCVQQSSMASS; the protein is encoded by the exons ATGAAATTTTGCAGAAGATGCATCCAG CTCTGCCCTGGCAACAAAA GAGGAGAGACTTCAGCATGCAAACCTTCGTCCGTCCGGCTTGCGCCCTCTTTTTCTTTACACACTGCTGGTCTTCAGATGGCTGCTCCAATGCCCCATACGCACCAGCAGTACAGTGACCGCCACCAGCCAACCACTGACCAATCTGTTACGGTTTTACCGTACAGCGACCAGACACCACAGCTCACTGCCAATCAG agGCACATGCCCCAGTGCTTTCGTGACCCAACTTCAGCTCCCCTGAGGAAGCTCTCCATCGACCTTatcaaaacatacaaacacatcAATGAG GTTTATTATGCAAAAAAGAAGCGGCGGCACCAACAGGGTCAGGGTGAGGACTCCAGTCACAAGAAGGAGAGGAAGGTTTTCAATGATGGCTATGACGATGATAACTATGACTACATCGTCAAGAATGGGGAGAAGTGGATGGACCGCTATGAGATCGATTCCTTGATAGGAAAAGGATCATTCGGACAG GTTGTGAAAGCATATGACCGAGTAGAGCAAGAATGGGTTGCCATTAAGATTATCAAGAACAAGAAAGCTTTCCTTAATCAAGCCCAGATCGAAGTGCGCCTTCTGGAGCTCATGAACAAACATGATACGGAGATGAAATACTATATTG TCCACCTGAAGCGCCACTTCATGTTCCGTAACCATCTCTGCCTCGTGTTTGAAATGCTGTCATATAATTTATACGACCTGCTTCGAAATACCAACTTCCGCGGCGTCTCACTCAATCTCACCCGGAAGTTTGCCCAGCAGCTATGCACGGCACTACTCTTCCTGGCCACCCCCGAGCTCAGCATCATCCACTGTGACCTGAAGCCCGAGAACATCCTCCTTTGTAACCCCAAGAGGAGTGCCATCAAAATAGTGGACTTTGGCAGCTCATGCCAACTGGGACAAAGG ATATACCAGTATATCCAAAGTCGCTTCTACCGTTCTCCAGAGGTGTTGCTGGGAATGCCCTATGACCTGGCCATTGACATGTGGTCCTTGGGATGCATCTTGGTAGAGATGCATACCGGAGAGCCTCTATTTAGTGGAGCCAATGAG GTGGACCAGATGAACAAAATAGTCGAGGTTCTTGGCATCCCACCCAATCACATAATGGACCTAGCCCCAAAAGCCAGGAAGTTCTTTGAGAAGCTTTCAGATGGTACATGGAGTGTTAAGAAGACCAAAGATGGCAAAAGG tATAAGCCTCCAGCTTCGCGGAAGCTCCACTCCATCTTAGGCGTGGAGACGGGCGGTCCCGGCGGCCGACGGGCAGGGGAGTCTGGCCACGCTGTTGCTGACTACTTGAAGTTCAAGGACCTGATCCTCCGGATGTTGGACTATGACCCCAAGAGCCGCATCCAGCCGTACTATGCCCTACAGCACAGCTTCTTCAAGAAGACTGCAGACGAGGGGACCAATACAAGTAGTAGTGTGTCTACAAGCCCCGCATTAGAGCAATCCCAGTCGTCAGGAACCACCTCCAGCACCTCCTCCAGTTCAG GAGGATCGTCTGGGACAAGTACCAGTGGCAGAGCGAGATCTGACCCTACACATCACCACTTGCACAGTGGAGGACACTTTGGCACGACGATGCCTGCCATGGATGGTGACAGCCTCTGTCCACAG GCAAGACAGCCTTACCCGCCCCCCCTGGTGTGGGGAGGTGGCGTCGGACCAGAGTCGGTCACTGGGGAGACTCACCCAGTCCAGGAGACCACCTTCCATGTTCCCCCTCAGCACCCCAAGGCCCTTCATCCCCACTCCCATAGTCATCACCACCACGGGCAAATGATGGCCACTCGTCCACGCCCGCGCCACTACACCTCCCCAACACACAGCTCCTCGACACAGGACTCCATGGAGGTGGTTCATGGCCATCTGTCCATGACCTCCCTGTCTTCCtctgcctcctcttcctctacATCGTCCTCTTCCACTGGGAACCATGGCAACCAGGCCTACCAGCTTCGCCATTTGCCTGCTGGAGCCCTTGACTTTGGTCAGAATGGTGGGCTGAGCATGGGACTAGGTGCCTTCTCGAACCCGCGGCAGGAGACTGGCATGGCAGCACACCCTGCATTCTCCATGGGCACGAATACGGGGCCTGCCCACTACCTAGCAGAAGGCCACCTGGGTATGAGGCAGGGCATGGACCGGGAGGAGTCTCCAATGACTGGAGTATGTGTGCAGCAGAGTTCTATGGCCAGCTCGTGA
- the dyrk1ab gene encoding dual-specificity tyrosine-(Y)-phosphorylation regulated kinase 1A, b isoform X2 — MHPGGETSACKPSSVRLAPSFSLHTAGLQMAAPMPHTHQQYSDRHQPTTDQSVTVLPYSDQTPQLTANQRHMPQCFRDPTSAPLRKLSIDLIKTYKHINEVYYAKKKRRHQQGQGEDSSHKKERKVFNDGYDDDNYDYIVKNGEKWMDRYEIDSLIGKGSFGQVVKAYDRVEQEWVAIKIIKNKKAFLNQAQIEVRLLELMNKHDTEMKYYIVHLKRHFMFRNHLCLVFEMLSYNLYDLLRNTNFRGVSLNLTRKFAQQLCTALLFLATPELSIIHCDLKPENILLCNPKRSAIKIVDFGSSCQLGQRIYQYIQSRFYRSPEVLLGMPYDLAIDMWSLGCILVEMHTGEPLFSGANEVDQMNKIVEVLGIPPNHIMDLAPKARKFFEKLSDGTWSVKKTKDGKRYKPPASRKLHSILGVETGGPGGRRAGESGHAVADYLKFKDLILRMLDYDPKSRIQPYYALQHSFFKKTADEGTNTSSSVSTSPALEQSQSSGTTSSTSSSSGGSSGTSTSGRARSDPTHHHLHSGGHFGTTMPAMDGDSLCPQARQPYPPPLVWGGGVGPESVTGETHPVQETTFHVPPQHPKALHPHSHSHHHHGQMMATRPRPRHYTSPTHSSSTQDSMEVVHGHLSMTSLSSSASSSSTSSSSTGNHGNQAYQLRHLPAGALDFGQNGGLSMGLGAFSNPRQETGMAAHPAFSMGTNTGPAHYLAEGHLGMRQGMDREESPMTGVCVQQSSMASS, encoded by the exons ATGCATCCAG GAGGAGAGACTTCAGCATGCAAACCTTCGTCCGTCCGGCTTGCGCCCTCTTTTTCTTTACACACTGCTGGTCTTCAGATGGCTGCTCCAATGCCCCATACGCACCAGCAGTACAGTGACCGCCACCAGCCAACCACTGACCAATCTGTTACGGTTTTACCGTACAGCGACCAGACACCACAGCTCACTGCCAATCAG agGCACATGCCCCAGTGCTTTCGTGACCCAACTTCAGCTCCCCTGAGGAAGCTCTCCATCGACCTTatcaaaacatacaaacacatcAATGAG GTTTATTATGCAAAAAAGAAGCGGCGGCACCAACAGGGTCAGGGTGAGGACTCCAGTCACAAGAAGGAGAGGAAGGTTTTCAATGATGGCTATGACGATGATAACTATGACTACATCGTCAAGAATGGGGAGAAGTGGATGGACCGCTATGAGATCGATTCCTTGATAGGAAAAGGATCATTCGGACAG GTTGTGAAAGCATATGACCGAGTAGAGCAAGAATGGGTTGCCATTAAGATTATCAAGAACAAGAAAGCTTTCCTTAATCAAGCCCAGATCGAAGTGCGCCTTCTGGAGCTCATGAACAAACATGATACGGAGATGAAATACTATATTG TCCACCTGAAGCGCCACTTCATGTTCCGTAACCATCTCTGCCTCGTGTTTGAAATGCTGTCATATAATTTATACGACCTGCTTCGAAATACCAACTTCCGCGGCGTCTCACTCAATCTCACCCGGAAGTTTGCCCAGCAGCTATGCACGGCACTACTCTTCCTGGCCACCCCCGAGCTCAGCATCATCCACTGTGACCTGAAGCCCGAGAACATCCTCCTTTGTAACCCCAAGAGGAGTGCCATCAAAATAGTGGACTTTGGCAGCTCATGCCAACTGGGACAAAGG ATATACCAGTATATCCAAAGTCGCTTCTACCGTTCTCCAGAGGTGTTGCTGGGAATGCCCTATGACCTGGCCATTGACATGTGGTCCTTGGGATGCATCTTGGTAGAGATGCATACCGGAGAGCCTCTATTTAGTGGAGCCAATGAG GTGGACCAGATGAACAAAATAGTCGAGGTTCTTGGCATCCCACCCAATCACATAATGGACCTAGCCCCAAAAGCCAGGAAGTTCTTTGAGAAGCTTTCAGATGGTACATGGAGTGTTAAGAAGACCAAAGATGGCAAAAGG tATAAGCCTCCAGCTTCGCGGAAGCTCCACTCCATCTTAGGCGTGGAGACGGGCGGTCCCGGCGGCCGACGGGCAGGGGAGTCTGGCCACGCTGTTGCTGACTACTTGAAGTTCAAGGACCTGATCCTCCGGATGTTGGACTATGACCCCAAGAGCCGCATCCAGCCGTACTATGCCCTACAGCACAGCTTCTTCAAGAAGACTGCAGACGAGGGGACCAATACAAGTAGTAGTGTGTCTACAAGCCCCGCATTAGAGCAATCCCAGTCGTCAGGAACCACCTCCAGCACCTCCTCCAGTTCAG GAGGATCGTCTGGGACAAGTACCAGTGGCAGAGCGAGATCTGACCCTACACATCACCACTTGCACAGTGGAGGACACTTTGGCACGACGATGCCTGCCATGGATGGTGACAGCCTCTGTCCACAG GCAAGACAGCCTTACCCGCCCCCCCTGGTGTGGGGAGGTGGCGTCGGACCAGAGTCGGTCACTGGGGAGACTCACCCAGTCCAGGAGACCACCTTCCATGTTCCCCCTCAGCACCCCAAGGCCCTTCATCCCCACTCCCATAGTCATCACCACCACGGGCAAATGATGGCCACTCGTCCACGCCCGCGCCACTACACCTCCCCAACACACAGCTCCTCGACACAGGACTCCATGGAGGTGGTTCATGGCCATCTGTCCATGACCTCCCTGTCTTCCtctgcctcctcttcctctacATCGTCCTCTTCCACTGGGAACCATGGCAACCAGGCCTACCAGCTTCGCCATTTGCCTGCTGGAGCCCTTGACTTTGGTCAGAATGGTGGGCTGAGCATGGGACTAGGTGCCTTCTCGAACCCGCGGCAGGAGACTGGCATGGCAGCACACCCTGCATTCTCCATGGGCACGAATACGGGGCCTGCCCACTACCTAGCAGAAGGCCACCTGGGTATGAGGCAGGGCATGGACCGGGAGGAGTCTCCAATGACTGGAGTATGTGTGCAGCAGAGTTCTATGGCCAGCTCGTGA
- the dyrk1ab gene encoding dual-specificity tyrosine-(Y)-phosphorylation regulated kinase 1A, b isoform X3, with protein sequence MAAPMPHTHQQYSDRHQPTTDQSVTVLPYSDQTPQLTANQRHMPQCFRDPTSAPLRKLSIDLIKTYKHINEVYYAKKKRRHQQGQGEDSSHKKERKVFNDGYDDDNYDYIVKNGEKWMDRYEIDSLIGKGSFGQVVKAYDRVEQEWVAIKIIKNKKAFLNQAQIEVRLLELMNKHDTEMKYYIVHLKRHFMFRNHLCLVFEMLSYNLYDLLRNTNFRGVSLNLTRKFAQQLCTALLFLATPELSIIHCDLKPENILLCNPKRSAIKIVDFGSSCQLGQRIYQYIQSRFYRSPEVLLGMPYDLAIDMWSLGCILVEMHTGEPLFSGANEVDQMNKIVEVLGIPPNHIMDLAPKARKFFEKLSDGTWSVKKTKDGKRYKPPASRKLHSILGVETGGPGGRRAGESGHAVADYLKFKDLILRMLDYDPKSRIQPYYALQHSFFKKTADEGTNTSSSVSTSPALEQSQSSGTTSSTSSSSGGSSGTSTSGRARSDPTHHHLHSGGHFGTTMPAMDGDSLCPQARQPYPPPLVWGGGVGPESVTGETHPVQETTFHVPPQHPKALHPHSHSHHHHGQMMATRPRPRHYTSPTHSSSTQDSMEVVHGHLSMTSLSSSASSSSTSSSSTGNHGNQAYQLRHLPAGALDFGQNGGLSMGLGAFSNPRQETGMAAHPAFSMGTNTGPAHYLAEGHLGMRQGMDREESPMTGVCVQQSSMASS encoded by the exons ATGGCTGCTCCAATGCCCCATACGCACCAGCAGTACAGTGACCGCCACCAGCCAACCACTGACCAATCTGTTACGGTTTTACCGTACAGCGACCAGACACCACAGCTCACTGCCAATCAG agGCACATGCCCCAGTGCTTTCGTGACCCAACTTCAGCTCCCCTGAGGAAGCTCTCCATCGACCTTatcaaaacatacaaacacatcAATGAG GTTTATTATGCAAAAAAGAAGCGGCGGCACCAACAGGGTCAGGGTGAGGACTCCAGTCACAAGAAGGAGAGGAAGGTTTTCAATGATGGCTATGACGATGATAACTATGACTACATCGTCAAGAATGGGGAGAAGTGGATGGACCGCTATGAGATCGATTCCTTGATAGGAAAAGGATCATTCGGACAG GTTGTGAAAGCATATGACCGAGTAGAGCAAGAATGGGTTGCCATTAAGATTATCAAGAACAAGAAAGCTTTCCTTAATCAAGCCCAGATCGAAGTGCGCCTTCTGGAGCTCATGAACAAACATGATACGGAGATGAAATACTATATTG TCCACCTGAAGCGCCACTTCATGTTCCGTAACCATCTCTGCCTCGTGTTTGAAATGCTGTCATATAATTTATACGACCTGCTTCGAAATACCAACTTCCGCGGCGTCTCACTCAATCTCACCCGGAAGTTTGCCCAGCAGCTATGCACGGCACTACTCTTCCTGGCCACCCCCGAGCTCAGCATCATCCACTGTGACCTGAAGCCCGAGAACATCCTCCTTTGTAACCCCAAGAGGAGTGCCATCAAAATAGTGGACTTTGGCAGCTCATGCCAACTGGGACAAAGG ATATACCAGTATATCCAAAGTCGCTTCTACCGTTCTCCAGAGGTGTTGCTGGGAATGCCCTATGACCTGGCCATTGACATGTGGTCCTTGGGATGCATCTTGGTAGAGATGCATACCGGAGAGCCTCTATTTAGTGGAGCCAATGAG GTGGACCAGATGAACAAAATAGTCGAGGTTCTTGGCATCCCACCCAATCACATAATGGACCTAGCCCCAAAAGCCAGGAAGTTCTTTGAGAAGCTTTCAGATGGTACATGGAGTGTTAAGAAGACCAAAGATGGCAAAAGG tATAAGCCTCCAGCTTCGCGGAAGCTCCACTCCATCTTAGGCGTGGAGACGGGCGGTCCCGGCGGCCGACGGGCAGGGGAGTCTGGCCACGCTGTTGCTGACTACTTGAAGTTCAAGGACCTGATCCTCCGGATGTTGGACTATGACCCCAAGAGCCGCATCCAGCCGTACTATGCCCTACAGCACAGCTTCTTCAAGAAGACTGCAGACGAGGGGACCAATACAAGTAGTAGTGTGTCTACAAGCCCCGCATTAGAGCAATCCCAGTCGTCAGGAACCACCTCCAGCACCTCCTCCAGTTCAG GAGGATCGTCTGGGACAAGTACCAGTGGCAGAGCGAGATCTGACCCTACACATCACCACTTGCACAGTGGAGGACACTTTGGCACGACGATGCCTGCCATGGATGGTGACAGCCTCTGTCCACAG GCAAGACAGCCTTACCCGCCCCCCCTGGTGTGGGGAGGTGGCGTCGGACCAGAGTCGGTCACTGGGGAGACTCACCCAGTCCAGGAGACCACCTTCCATGTTCCCCCTCAGCACCCCAAGGCCCTTCATCCCCACTCCCATAGTCATCACCACCACGGGCAAATGATGGCCACTCGTCCACGCCCGCGCCACTACACCTCCCCAACACACAGCTCCTCGACACAGGACTCCATGGAGGTGGTTCATGGCCATCTGTCCATGACCTCCCTGTCTTCCtctgcctcctcttcctctacATCGTCCTCTTCCACTGGGAACCATGGCAACCAGGCCTACCAGCTTCGCCATTTGCCTGCTGGAGCCCTTGACTTTGGTCAGAATGGTGGGCTGAGCATGGGACTAGGTGCCTTCTCGAACCCGCGGCAGGAGACTGGCATGGCAGCACACCCTGCATTCTCCATGGGCACGAATACGGGGCCTGCCCACTACCTAGCAGAAGGCCACCTGGGTATGAGGCAGGGCATGGACCGGGAGGAGTCTCCAATGACTGGAGTATGTGTGCAGCAGAGTTCTATGGCCAGCTCGTGA